In the Lentisphaerota bacterium genome, one interval contains:
- a CDS encoding type II/IV secretion system protein: MSEPDTPLLAAANRPDEKRPDHGAFLRYYDAGMVLELAERLIQDGLLTEAQLGEMQGRASLTGKTLDTLLFDESAIDEKALLARFAELSGIPFKNIGEFKIDPDAVAKVPAKIALRHRIVPLTLHSGILSLAVNRVPSLTTVDGLRMVLDTGIDWVLVPTTDVARSLTHFYGLGAETIDQLIAEAEDAENVASDADIAVHTEETGMVRFINMVIAEAIRMDVTDIHIEPFEHALRLRYRVDGILQEIPLPKGVERLKRAVASAVKIMANADITERRKPHDGRIKVRCGASDYDLRVSVLPTGWGETCCLRILNRGSISVDLDKLGLSSNQLPKIAKLTELPHGVILMTGPTGSGKTTTLYALLSRINTTGVKIITVEDPVEYQMAGISQMQVHSKIDLTFATALRSILRHDPDVILIGEIRDSETADIAVRASLTGHLVLSTLHTNDAPSAVTRLTDMGVEPYLIASCVEGIVAQRLVRRVCPLCTEPFHPPQPLRDEIAAFYPDRIDSARFVIGHGCPNCNFTGYRSRSAINEVMIMNDPLRALVVSRQPANIIKDEALKHGMVTLRQDGWLRVIEGRTSVDEVLRVAGRMEV, encoded by the coding sequence ATGAGCGAACCCGACACCCCTCTTTTGGCGGCCGCCAACCGGCCGGACGAGAAGCGCCCCGATCACGGCGCCTTTCTCCGTTATTACGACGCCGGCATGGTGCTCGAACTGGCCGAACGCCTGATTCAGGACGGCCTGCTCACCGAGGCCCAGCTCGGCGAGATGCAGGGGCGCGCCTCGCTCACCGGCAAAACCCTTGACACCCTGCTTTTCGATGAATCGGCCATCGACGAGAAGGCGCTCCTCGCGCGCTTCGCCGAGTTGAGCGGCATCCCTTTTAAAAATATCGGCGAGTTCAAGATCGATCCTGACGCCGTCGCCAAGGTTCCGGCCAAAATCGCCTTGCGCCACCGCATCGTCCCGCTGACGCTTCACAGCGGCATTCTGTCCCTGGCCGTGAACCGTGTCCCTTCGCTCACCACCGTAGATGGCCTGCGGATGGTGCTCGATACCGGGATCGACTGGGTGCTCGTCCCCACGACCGATGTTGCCCGCTCGCTGACCCATTTCTATGGCTTGGGCGCCGAGACGATCGACCAGCTGATTGCCGAGGCCGAGGACGCCGAGAACGTCGCGAGCGACGCAGACATCGCCGTCCACACCGAAGAGACCGGTATGGTCCGGTTCATCAACATGGTGATCGCCGAGGCGATCCGCATGGACGTGACCGACATTCACATCGAGCCGTTTGAGCACGCCCTCCGCCTCCGCTACCGCGTGGACGGCATACTGCAAGAGATCCCCCTGCCCAAGGGCGTGGAGCGCCTCAAGCGCGCCGTCGCCTCGGCCGTCAAGATCATGGCCAACGCCGACATCACGGAACGCCGCAAACCCCACGACGGGCGCATCAAGGTTCGTTGCGGGGCGAGCGACTACGACCTACGCGTCTCGGTATTGCCGACCGGATGGGGCGAGACCTGCTGTCTGCGCATCCTCAACCGCGGCTCCATTTCGGTCGACCTCGACAAGCTCGGGCTCTCATCCAACCAACTTCCCAAAATCGCCAAGCTCACCGAACTCCCGCACGGGGTCATCCTGATGACCGGCCCCACCGGCAGCGGCAAGACGACAACCCTCTACGCCCTTCTCTCCCGGATCAACACCACCGGGGTCAAGATCATCACCGTCGAGGATCCCGTCGAATACCAGATGGCCGGCATCAGCCAGATGCAGGTTCACAGCAAAATCGATTTGACGTTTGCCACAGCCTTGCGCTCGATCCTCCGTCACGACCCCGACGTGATTTTGATCGGTGAAATCCGCGACTCCGAAACCGCCGACATTGCGGTGCGCGCGTCGCTCACCGGCCATCTCGTCCTCTCCACGCTGCACACCAATGACGCCCCGTCGGCCGTCACCCGTCTGACCGACATGGGGGTTGAGCCTTACCTCATCGCCTCGTGCGTCGAGGGCATTGTTGCCCAGCGGTTGGTGCGGCGCGTCTGTCCGCTTTGCACCGAGCCGTTCCACCCGCCGCAGCCGCTCCGCGACGAGATCGCCGCTTTCTACCCGGACCGCATCGACTCCGCCCGGTTTGTCATCGGCCACGGCTGTCCCAACTGCAATTTCACCGGGTATCGCAGTCGCAGCGCCATCAACGAAGTGATGATCATGAACGATCCGCTGCGCGCGCTCGTTGTCTCCCGCCAGCCCGCCAACATCATCAAGGACGAAGCGTTGAAGCACGGCATGGTGACGCTCCGCCAGGACGGCTGGCTCCGCGTCATCGAGGGCCGCACTTCGGTCGACGAGGTGCTGCGCGTCGCCGGCCGGATGGAGGTCTAG
- a CDS encoding type II secretion system protein, which translates to MQTPNALGLDDCQPSIPFGTHPALFPCVNRKPAIERGGERTKVRPPLQWKHSQYPCQPLANDGDFDRLYDGAWRRIQRPWQSSFRSGFTLLEMLAVMFILAILSTMMASVVSAGRRQARQTDCKSNLRQMGVAILVYRGEHNGANPPWLSNLYPEYLDDKRVFVCRSDKGKGLGPIRPTDLPKKAEPERFPEVIDNDSEIHARHEAQNTDIRANSYFYEFSYAECSWDSQVPKRKWWEAKEEQLRFGDAANGGGVAPAVPAPYSQSKLPIVRCYHHHKESRIPAYADVAAKTGQLLSDEGITINVAYAGNVYVGPLWWEGMPEPGEQ; encoded by the coding sequence ATGCAAACTCCAAATGCCCTTGGTCTTGATGACTGTCAACCATCTATTCCGTTTGGCACGCATCCTGCGTTATTTCCTTGTGTGAATAGGAAACCAGCCATAGAACGGGGGGGAGAGCGTACCAAAGTCCGTCCCCCCCTTCAATGGAAACATTCGCAATATCCGTGCCAGCCCTTGGCTAACGATGGTGATTTTGATCGGCTCTATGATGGCGCCTGGAGGCGGATCCAAAGGCCTTGGCAATCGTCTTTCCGTTCCGGATTTACGCTGCTGGAGATGTTGGCTGTGATGTTCATCCTCGCCATTCTCTCCACCATGATGGCCAGCGTGGTGAGTGCGGGTCGGCGTCAGGCTCGCCAGACCGACTGCAAGTCGAACCTGCGTCAGATGGGCGTCGCGATTCTGGTCTACCGCGGCGAGCACAACGGCGCCAACCCGCCCTGGCTCTCGAATCTCTACCCCGAGTATCTGGATGACAAACGGGTGTTTGTCTGCCGGAGCGACAAAGGGAAGGGGCTGGGGCCGATCAGGCCGACCGATCTCCCCAAAAAGGCGGAGCCGGAGCGTTTTCCCGAAGTGATCGACAACGACTCCGAGATTCATGCGCGGCACGAGGCGCAAAATACCGACATTCGCGCCAACAGCTATTTTTACGAGTTTTCATATGCCGAGTGTTCCTGGGACTCGCAGGTTCCGAAACGCAAATGGTGGGAAGCCAAGGAGGAGCAGCTTCGCTTCGGCGATGCCGCGAACGGTGGCGGGGTGGCTCCGGCTGTTCCGGCCCCTTACAGCCAGTCGAAGCTCCCGATTGTCCGCTGCTATCATCATCACAAGGAATCCCGGATACCGGCTTATGCTGATGTGGCGGCCAAAACGGGCCAATTACTCTCTGATGAGGGCATCACCATCAACGTCGCCTACGCGGGCAACGTTTATGTGGGTCCACTCTGGTGGGAGGGAATGCCCGAACCCGGCGAGCAGTAA